AAAGACTCCTTCGGGGGCTGCTTGGGAAGCGAATTCCTCGGAGGCGACTTTCCGGGCGCGGAGAATGCCCAGCCCGAGGTAGAGGAGAAAAGCGCCTCCTCCGAAGGCGAGAAGACGCCGATACTCCAGAAGGAACTGCGACGCCGCGGCCAGGCCGTAGGCGGCCACGGCTCCGTAACAGGCGTCCGCCGTGGCTGCGCCGAGCCCGGAGACGAAGCCCGCCGACATGCCGCTTCGGAGCGTTCGCTGGATGCAGAGAAGTCCGATGGGGCCCACCGGAGCGGCGATGGAGAGCCCGAGAAGAAAGGTCTTGAGGAAGAGAGCGGCGCTCATGGCTGCTCCTCCGGAGGAAGCGGCAGAGCGAGGGTCTCCTTGACGCTGGAGAGGACGATGGTGGTCCTGGTGCGGAGGACGCCCCGCAGTGATTTGATGTCCTCGCTGATGAGCCGGTCCAGATGCTCCGTGTCCCTGCAGCGGACTTTCAGCAGAAAATCGAAATCCCCCGCGACGTGATGGCATTCCTGGATCTCCGGTGTGTTCGCCGTCAGATCGAGGAAGAGTGTCCGGTACCTGGGGTGGCGGAGCGTCACTTCGATGAAGGCGGAGAGGGAGAGTCCAAGGGCCTGCGGGGCTACGAGCGCGCTGTAGCCCCGGATGATTCGGGCTTCCTCCAGCTTGCGGACCCGTTCGGCGACGCTGGGGGAAGAGAGCCCCAGAGCGCCCGCGAGGTCGGTCCATTTCTTCCGTCCGTCCTCCAGGAGGGCGGCAATGATCTTGAGATCCGTTCCATCCAGGGAGATCACCTTCTTTGTTGAGGATAATTGCGATATTATCCTTTTTTCAAAAGGAAATCAAGCGTCTTTTCCTTTTTTGAAAAAGGAAATCCTTTTCGGAGTACAATGGAGTCGCCGGATGGTCATGCCCACTGCGGAGGAATCGCCGGAGGAAACGCGAAAAGCCGGCATTGCGCCGGCTTTTCCGAGAGAACATTTCTGGAAGAATCTCCTTTGGGGGGCGCAGGGGGAGCAGGTCTCAGTTCTCGCTTTTCCCTCCGTTCGCCTCTTTCATGCGCTGCAGCACGAGGGGGTAACCGTCGGCGCCGAAGTCGAGGCACTTCTTCACCCGGCTGATCGTGACGGTGCTTGCCCCGGTTTTCTGGGCGATGACGGGATAGGTGTTGCCTTCATTGAGGAGACGAGCCACTTCCAGGCGCTGGGAGAATGCCTGGATCTCCGAGATGGTGGCCACATCGGTAAGGAACTGATAGACCTCTTCCACGTTCTTCAGGGTCAGGATTGCCGTGCAGAGGTTATCGGTGAGCGCGTCTTTCCATTTTGCTGACATAGTTGTCTACCTCCGATTCAACGTAAACGTCAATAGTGCATGCCACAAAAACTCTCTTATGTTACCACATTATGACCGACGGTCAACGGGAAAAAAGTCCCGTTTTGAGAGGTTGCACAACGTTTTCCGCATCGGGTTTTCATGACCTTCGCTGCATCAGTGGGGGAGTTCGAAGGGACGGAAGGGGCCATGACAGTTTCCATGACACTTTCGGAGAAACTCACCGTTCTCGCCGGTGCGGCGAAATACGATGTCTCCTGTTCCTCCAGCGGAAGTTCCAGGAAGAACACGGGGGGGACGGGAAACGCCGGTCCAGCGGGAATCTGCCATAGTTGGACCGAGGATGGTCGCTGCGTTTCGCTCCTCAAGGTGCTCCTCTCCAACGAGTGCGTCTATGACTGTGCCTACTGCGTGAACAGAAGCAGCAACGACGTTCCCCGGAGCCATTTCACTCCCGAGGAAATGGCGGAGCTGACCATGCAGTTCTACAAGAGAAACTACATCGAGGGGCTCTTTCTGAGTTCCGCGGTGCACCGCACTCCGGATTACACCATGGAAATGATGCTCCGCACGATCACGCTTCTCCGGAGGGAACACCGCTTCTCCGGCTACATTCACGCCAAGGTCATTCCCGGTGCCTCTCTCGAACTGGCGAGTCGCTTGGGTGCTCTGGCGGACCGGGTCAGCGTGAACATTGAGCTTCCCTCGGAGGAAAGCCTCCGTTTTCTGGCGCCGCAGAAATCGAAACACTCCGTGCTGGCTCCCATGTCGCATCTCTCTGAATCCATTCGGGAGGCCGCCGCGTCGGGAAAAGGCTCCTCCCGCTCGCTCCTCTTTGCCCCGGCGGGGCAGAGCACCCAACTCATCGTCGGCGCCACCGGCGAGAGCGATTTCCGGATTCTCCGCCTTTCCGAGGGACTTTATCGCCGCTATTCCCTGAAGAGAGTCTATTACTCCGCCTACGTTCCCGTTTCGGACGACCGGCGCCTGCCGGCCCTGGCGGCACCGCCCCTGCTGCGGGAACACCGTCTCTACCAGGCGGACTGGTTGCTGCGCTTCTACGGTTTTCATCCGGAGGAACTGCTCGACGAGGCGAACCCCCAGCTCGACGCCGCGGTGGACCCGAAGGTCGCCTGGGCGCTTCGCAACCTGCACTTGTTTCCTCTGGAGGTGAACACCGCGCCCTACGAGATGCTGCTGCGCGTTCCCGGAATCGGCGTCACCTCGGCGAAGCGCATCCTCACGGCACGCAAGGTGCGCCGCCTTGAGGAGGAACACCTGCGGCGGCTCGGCGTGGTGTTGAAACGGGGCCGATTTTTCCTCCTCTGCAACGGGCGCGCTCTCGCCCAGCCCGTGGGGGATCCGGTTCGGCTGCGGAACCTCCTCTGCGACAGGACGAAGGAGCGCGCCGCGCTCCGGAACGAGATGCGGCGGAGGCAGCTTCTACTTTTCTCTCCTGCGGAGATGCCCGTCTAGGGCGCGATACCTTCGGGAGGAGAAGCGACGTGCGCGTGTATGTGTACGACGGAAGTTTCGAGGGGTTGCTCACGGTGTTTCACGGACTGTTCCGGGACAAGGCAGAGCCTCTGGCCATTCATCGCCGGGGCGTGGCGGCACAGGGGTTTCTTGCCGAGACCGTGGAGGTGGAGGCGGACCCTGCGAAAGCGGACGCTCTCTACGAAGCCATGGAACGGCGCATGACTCCCCGGGCGGTGCGGCTGCTCTATCTGGCGCATCTCTCGGAGGAGCGCGACGGAGAGATGCGCCTCTTCGCGTTCGTCCGCCGGGGCGGGCAGCTCGGGGAGCGTCTTCTGGACGATCTGGGCGACCCCGGGGTTGCTGCGGTGATGCGCATGGCGAACCGGGTGGAGCGGGAACGGGAGCGTTTTCTGGGGCTTGTTCGCTTCCGCGAGGCGGGAACGTTTTTCTACGCGCCCATAGAACCCGCGTGTCGCCTGCTGCCTCTTCTGGGGGATCACTTCGCCCGCCGCTTTCCCTCCATGAAATGGATGATTCACGATGTGGGGAGAAAAGAGGCTCTCGTCTACGACGAGGAGGAGTGGTACCTCACCCCCTGCGACCTTCCCGGCGTGACGGACTTCGGCCCCCGCGAGGCGCACTACCAGCACCTCTGGAGAACGTATTTCGACGTTGCTGCGGTGGAGAACCGAAAGAGCCCGGAGCGCCAGCGAAATCGGATGCCGAAGAAGACCTGGAAATGGCTCGTGGAGATTCCCCGGGGAAAGCGCGAGCCCGGCGTGTGACCTCGCATGAACGGTGCTGCTCTCCGGAGGGCGTTGCAGCGGCGGAGGTCCGCAGCGCAAAACCGTGCGTGCCCGCGCCACCGGTCCGGGTTCGGACGGGAGCGGGAGGTCACACGGAGAAGAAATTCCGCGAAAGCCATTTTTTTGAGGAGCCCTTTTTCGGCATGTCCCTAGCCTGGAAAGGGGCCCCGCAGAGAGGCGAACGTGGCTACGGTTGCGTGCGCGGTGTTTCGGAGGGCGACTCTCCGTTCCCTTAGGGGAGTTCTCTCGTGGTTTGCGCGATGGCCTTCCAGTCGAAACGGTCGATCAGGGGCATTGCCTCATCGCGGCTCATGCCGGTATAGTCGAAGTTGAGGATCTCGTCGGTGTTTTCCCCGGCGAGGGAGACGAGGAGGTTGCCCGAGTTCTCTTTCTTCTGCCAGGTCTGGAAGATGCGGAATCCTCGCATCTCTCCGGACGTGACGGACACTTCGTCGGTTTCGAGCTGCACGTCCTGGTAGGCTCCCGCCACGGCCCCGGTTCCGTATCCCTTGAGTACGGTGACGGTGAAGCTTTTTCCCTCGGCCTGGTAGGTGCGGGAGGCGGTGGTGGCCTTCTGGCCGTTCGCGGACATGCTCATGCCCTGGGGGGCGTCGGCCTCCCAGCCGGGAAGGTCCGGAAAAAGGGGATAGAGTTTTTCGTAGGGTTCCGAGGCCGGAGTGACGGCGGCGAACACGAGGATGGAGAGCAGGACGGACAGAACGGAAAGAAGCGGACGGGGCGGGCGGATGCTCTTCAAGAAGCTCACTCCTTCATCTGATGAATGGACAGGGCTTCCGCAGATTCTAGCAAAAAAGGATTTCTCCGGGTAGATCGGCCCAGGGAGAAAAGGAACCGAGCCGGATCTCCGGGGAGGGAAAACGCGTGAGAAGAAAGACCTGGACGGTTCTCGGACTGCTCTGCATCGCCATCGGCTATGTGTTCTCCGTCTCGCTCATCGTGTCGAACCAGCGCGTGAAGGAGCGGGAGTACACCTTCGAGAAGGTCCGCACCCTCTCCGTCCAGACGGGGGCGGCACTCCGCTGTTACGAGATGCTGGCGGAGCACGTCTGCGAGAGCGACTTGATCCGGAACGCTTCTTTTCTGGAGCTTCTGGAGCGCGTCGGCAAAAGAGGGCCGAACCGCCGGGAACTGTGTCTTGCCTTGGAGCGGACACTGCATATGCTCTTCCGGGAGCTGCAGAAGGAGGGTTTCGACGATCTCCGCTTCTTCGATGCCCTGGGGGAGCCCCTGCTCGCTCTGGGGAGCGGCGTGCCGATGGAGGAGACGACACTCCGGGAGCGAGAGCTTCTACAGAAGCTCCACGTGAACCGGAAGCCCGTGAGCGATTTCCAGCGGACCGGGACGGGCGTGCATTATGTCTTCGCCTTTCCCCTCTTCCGGGGAGCGGATTTCCTCGGAAGCGTCCATTTCGGCCTTTCCCTTCCGGCCATCTCCAGGACCATGCAGGCCATGTTCGGCACGAAGAGCTTTTTCGTGCTCTGGAGAGGTGTCCTGGAAGGCGTGCACCAGAGCGAGGGTGGGCGCTTTCGTGCGGTCGCCTTCTTTCCGGACCTTCTCATCAGCGAGAGTTTCGGAAAGGAATACGCGGATCTCGTCGCCGAGGTGGGATTTCAGGGGGACCGACAGGGACGAGTCCGGGAGCTGGTGAGTGCCGTCGCCCGACGGGAGGCGGACACGCTCTACTGGACTGCGGCGGATCAGGGCTTCAGTCTGACGCTCTACCCGCTGGAGGACAAGGCGAACAACTCCCTGGGGTATCTCATGAGCTACGAGGGAGAGTACCAGTTCAGCGTCATGAGGCAGTATTATCGTCTCCTGCTGGTGTTCATCTCCCTGTTCTTTCTTCTGCTCTTCTTCGCGGCGGTGCTCCTGGCCGCGTCGTCGGGGCGACTCGAGAAAATGGCGACCCGGGATCGGCTCACCGGGGCCTACAACCGGCATTTCTTCGCGGAGGTCGCGGCGAACGAGCTGAAGAAGGCCGCCCGGAACAAGGCGCCCCTCTCCCTGATCATGTTCGACGTGGATCACTTCAAGACCATCAACGACACCTACGGGCACCATCTGGGGGACATGATCCTCAAGAAGATCGTCGCCACGGTTCGGGAGCACATCCGCAGCTATGACGCCTTCGCCCGCTGGGGAGGCGACGAGTTTGTGCTGCTCCTTCCCGACACGCCCGCAGCAAAAGCGAGGGAGCTTGCGGAGCGTCTCCGGAACGCCGTGGCGGAGCAGAAGTATTTCTCCGCCGAGGGGGTCTCCGTGAGCATCGGTGTCTCTCAGATCGAGAACTACGGAGACTCCATCGAGGCTGTCGTCGAGAAGGCGGACCGGAACATGTATACGGCGAAGCAGAGGGGACGCAATCGCGTCGAATGAGATTGCCTTTGTGTTCCCTCCGTTTTCTTTCGCTTTTTCTTCGGAGGGCCGATCTTCTTTGTTCGATCTCTCCGGGTGGAGGGAGTCGCTTTTGCGTGTGCCAAAGTTCGCGGGTAACTCCGAGAGGCACCCTGGCGGAATCTCCGTCCCTCAAGTACAATGATGGGCACTGAAAAGTAGAGGTGACGAGGATTGGAGACCGGCCGCATTCGCAATTTCTGCATCATCGCCCACGTGGACCATGGGAAGTCCACTCTGGCGGACCGTCTGCTCGAACTGACGGCGACCGTGGACATGCGTTTTCTCAAAGCGCAGCACCTGGATACCCTCGAACTCGAACGCGAGCGAGGGATCACCATCAAACTGGTTCCCGTGCGGATGCACTACCGTGACCGCGAGGGATGCGAGTACATCCTCAACCTGATCGACACCCCCGGGCACGTGGATTTTTCCTACGAGGTCTCCCGTTCCCTCGCGGCCTGCGAGGGCGCGCTTCTCGTGGTGGACGCCGCCCAGGGCGTGGAGGCCCAGACCGTGGCCAACGCCTACCTTGCGGTGGAGCAGGATCTGGAGCTGCTCCCCGTGGTGAACAAGATCGATCTCGCCTCGGCCCAGCCCGAGCGGGCACTCAAGGAGCTGGAGGACGTCATCGGCATCGACACGGAAGGGGCGCTGCTCGTCAGCGCCAAGAGCGGCGTCGGCATCGCCGAGGTGCTCGACGCGGTGGTCCGCAGGGTTCCCGCTCCCGAGGGAGACCCGGAGGCACCCCTGCAGGCGCTCATCTTCGACTCCGTGTACGACAACTACCGGGGTGTCATCTGCTACGTCCGGGTGGTGAACGGCAGCATCCGCTCGGGCCAGCAGATCACCTTCATGGCCAACGGCATCTCTGACCAGGTGGAGGAGGTGGGGTTCTTCACTCCCTCCATGCGCGCCTCGGAGGAACTCGGCCCCGGCGAGGTAGGCTACGTGATCGCCAACGTGAAGACTCTTCACGAGGCCCGCGTGGGAGACACCATTACCGACGCGAGGCGCCCTGCGGCGAAACCCCTTCCGGGGTACAAGCGGGTCAAGCCCGTGGTCTTCTGTGGCTTCTATCCCGTGGAACGCGAGGAGTATCCCCAGCTCCGGGACGCCCTGGAGAAACTCCAGCTCAACGATTCCGCCATCGACTTCACTCCCGAGACCTCCGCTGCGCTCGGCTTCGGATTCCGCTGCGGCTTTCTCGGACTCCTGCACATGGACATCGCCAAGGAGCGCCTCCAGCGGGAGTTCAACGTGGATCTCGTCGCCACCACGCCCAACGTGGGCTATCAGGTGGTCCTTACTTCCGGGGAGATCCTGGAGGCCCATCGTCCGTCGGATTTCCCGGACCTGGGCAAGATCGAGGAGATCCGGGAGCCCTACATCAAGCTCTCCATTTTCCTTCCCACGGACTATGTGGGCAAGGTGATGCAGCTCTGCCAGGACAAGCGGGGTGTGTACGGAAGCATGGAGTACATCACCCCCGAGCGGGTGCGTCTTGTCTACGAACTCCCCCTCGCGGAGTTCATCCTCGACTTTCACGACAAGCTCAAGTCTGTCTCCCGGGGATACGCCTCCCTCGACTACGAGCACGTGGGATTCCGGCAGGGAAATCTCGTGAAGGTGGACGTGCTCCTCAACGATGAGCCCGTGGACGCCTTCTCCTTCATCTGCCACCAGGACGCGGCCTACCACAGAGGGCAGGCGGTGGTGCGCAAGCTGAAGGAACTCATCCCTCGGCAGCTCTTCGAGGTGCCGATCCAAGCGGCCGTGGGAAAGAAGGTCATCGTCCGGCAGAACATCAAGCCCCTGCGCAAGGACGTTCTCTCCAAGTGCTACGGTGGTGACATCACCCGAAAGAGGAAGCTTCTGGAAAAACAGAAGGAAGGCAAAAAAAAGATGAAGCAGATCGGGCGGGTCTCCATTCCCCAGGAGGCGTTTCTCGCCTTTCTCAAGGTCAGTGAGGATGCGGAGGAGTAGATCCGCTTTCTGCGATGACGGAGGAAGGGGCGGATGGAACGCCTCTTCCCTCCGGGACGAAGCTCTTCTGCGAAACGCCGCCGCCCTCGCCTCCGATGCTCCGCTCTCCGTCTATGTGCATATTCCCTTCTGCGTTCGCAAGTGTCCCTATTGTGCCTTCACAAGCCTCGTGCCCGCCTCCGGGGGAATCATCGATGCCTATCTGGAGGCGCTCGAAGGCGAACTTGCCCGTTGGACGGAAACGGCCGGAAGGATGTTCTGCGCGGAGACTCTCTACATCGGGGGCGGAACTCCGTCCCTCCTTGCTCCGCGTCAATGGGAGCGCCTGATCGGCATCCTGGAGGGGGGGCTCCGCTTTCTTCCCGGGGCGGAGGTGTCCGTGGAGGCGAATCCGGAGAGCCTCGCCGCAGCGTCGCTCCGGCTCTGGAGGGACTGGAGGATCTCCCGGGTGAGTCTGGGCGTGCAGAGTTTCGACGAGGAAGATCTGGCGTGGCTTCGGCGACCTCATTCGGCGGCCCGGGCGAGAGACGCCCTGTCGGCCTGTCTCGCCGCGGGGTTCCGCACCAGCGTGGACCTCATGTTCGGTCTGCCCTTCCAGACCCTCCACCGATGGCACCGGACCTTGCAGGAGCTTCTCCGCTCTGGGGTACGACATCTCTCCCTGTATCAGCTTTCCCTGGAGAAGGACTCTGTCTGGGGAGTGTGCCCTCCTTCGGAACCCCTTCCCGACGGCTATGCCTTCTACCGGTTCGCCCAGTGGTATCTGCGGCGTAAGGGGTACGGGCAGTATGAGATCGCCAGTTTCGCCGCTTCCGGAGAATGGTGCCGCCACAATCTGGCCTACTGGCGGGGAGGAAATGTACTTGGCCTGGGGGCCGCCGCCTGGGGCTTTCTGGAGGGGATCCGCTACGGCAACGGGAATGACGTGGCGCGCTACGTGGCGGAGGCCCGAAGGAAGGGTGCCGTGTCCGTGGAAGAGCGCCTGGAGGGGAGAAAAAGAGCGGGAGAGGCGGCGGTGCTCGCGCTGCGGACCGCAGGAGGCGTGCGGCTCCGAAGTTTCGCCCGCCGCCATGGCCCGGATGAGGCGGCACGGCTTGTCCGGTGCCTCGAACCCTTCGGAGAACGTTTTCTCCGAAGGGAGTCCGGACGGATCGCCTTTTCTCCCGGGGGAATGCGGGTCGCCAATGCGTTGTGGACGGAGGTCCTCGCCGATGACGAGGAGACGCTTCTCCGGAAGAGGGTTCCTTGTCCGGCCGGTTCTGCCGCCGTTGACGTGACACTTCGAGAAGGGACATGAGAATCGTGCATCGTTTCGAAACGTCAGGAGAAAAATGTGCCGGAGAAAAAATGACGGGGCTTCGGGGAGTGCTGACGGTTCTCCTCGCGGTTCTTCTGCTGTTGCAGGGAGCATGGGCGGAGGCGGAATCGGGAGGTGTCCGGAGGGATGTCTTTGTGCAGGGCATCCTGGAAGCGCGGGGGCTCTTCGCCTCCGGGGAGGCGAAGAGCCCAGCCCAGGCGGTGGCCTTTGCCCGAAACATCGATGCGGTTCCCTACTCGGACCAGCCGCCGGGAGGAGCGGTGACCCGGAGAGAGGCGCTCCGTATGCTCGTGCACAGTCTGGGACTCCGCTTCGAGGCAGGACTTCTGGCGGAGGCGTCGCTTCCCTACGAGGACCTGAAAGGACTCTCCCCGTCCGACCGCGGTGCTGTGGCGGTGGCCCGTCTGATGGTCCCTCCGCTGCTTGAGGGGAACGCGAAGCGGCTTTCTCCGGATCAGAAGATCTCTCCTGCCGAGGCCAAACGCTTTCTGGAAGTTCTTGCCCAGGCGGAAGAGGGTTTTGTGCTGCGGGTCGAACTTGCCCCGACGGAGGGAATGCGGCTGCTTCTGCACCGCGAGGGTGCTCCGGCGCGCTCGCCGCGCTGGAGGACGGTCATCGACGGGTTCGACGGCAAGAACGAGGCGGAGCAGCTACGGAAAACCCTTGTGGGAGCAGGGCCGGAGATGAAGGTGGAGAACCACAACTACGAGTGGCGCCTCCGGTCGGACATGTTGGACTCTTTTCTCGACGCGGAACGCCTCCGGAAGGCCGGGGCGAAGGCGGGAAAGGAGGCGCGGCTCGTTCCCTGCCTGCCGAGCTACGAGAACCTCTCCTCTCCCCGCTTCTGGGTTGCCCTGATCATCGATCCCGGCCTGTTCGGAATACGCCCCCTTCTTCCTCCGGAGGGACTTTCCACGCTCGCTCCGCTCGCCGCCATGACGGGTGGGAACGCAGTGGCCGCCATCAACGGAGGTTTCTTCACCACCACGGGATATGGCCGGGGCTATCCCATCGGCACGCTGCTGGTGGACGGCACGCTGGTGAGCGAACCCATGCGGGGGCGGACCTGTCTCGGGTGGAACCGGGACAATCTGGCCACCTTCGGTCCCACGGACTTCTCCGGGCGCGTGCTCGCCGACGCCTTCGGAGAACGGAAGCTCGCTACGGTGAACCGCTTCACCAAGGGAGACGCGTTGGTGCTGTACACGCCGCATTTCGGGCGGCGGACGCCCTCGTCGGGAGGCGTTCCCGCGGCGGAGGCGGTGATCCGGGACGGGCGATGCTTGGAAGTCCGCCAGGGCAGCGGCGGTGACATCCCCGCAGGGGCCAGGGTGCTTGCGGGGTACGGAGCCCAGGCCCCGACGGTGGCCGCCCTGCGCCCCGGAGACGCGGTGCGCGTGGAGACGACGCTCAACGAAGGTGATCCCCTGTGGGGAAAGATGGACCACATCATCCAGGGAGGGCCGTTTCTTATTTTTGGAGGGGAAATTCAGAACGATCCGGAAAATCTTTCTGACTCCGTGACGCTGCGGCGCCATCCCCGGAGCGTCATCGGCCTCACCGGGAACGGACAGTGGGTTTTCTTCGTGGGGGACGGAAGAAATCCCTTCCACAGCGTGGGATTCACTCTTCGGGAGGTCTCGGAAATCCTCCGGGAGCTGCACGTGGACTACGCGCTGAACCTCGACGGCGGAGGGTCCTCGGAGCTTCTCGTGAAGGGGAAACGTGTTTCCCTACTCTCCGAGGGCAAGCCTCGCCCAGTCAGTTACGGCATTGGCGCGGTGCCGTTCCGACCTTAGGTCGGAACGGCTGCGGGGAGCGCCAGGTCAACGCAATCCGTCAACTCAACCCACGGAAAGGATTTTCCCCGCTTGCCGTAGGGCTTCGACGATGTCGAACATGTTGCTGATCGTCCCGAGCCGGATCTGCTCGGTGATACCGAAGTGCTTTGTGCAGGTGCCGCAGACGAGGATCTGCGTTCCCTTCGCCTGGAGCTCTTCGAGGCTTTCCGAGGTTGAACTCTCTGGAAGGGCGAGCATGACTCCCTCGTTCATCAGAGCGATGGTCTCCGGAAGCGTGGATCCTTGGGACAGTGTCCCGAGAAACGCCTTCATCAGCACGTCTCCAAGCGCTTCATCCCGCTTTCCCAGTGTTTTTGAGGTGAGAAGGACTGCAAGGGAGGCATTGCCGCAGGTGGAGGTATCCGAAAGCTCGGGAAGTACTTCCGTCGCCGTTGCGGGGGGTGTCCCTTCGCCGACGATGCGGAAATCCGTTCCCTCTTCGTGTATCTCTGCCCGATAGCCCGATTTTTCGAGAAACCGGGAGACATTGTTTTTGGCAACGGCGTTGTCCACAAAAATTTCAAGGGATGTGGCACCGGCCGCGATGGCGTTCTTCGTCAGAACCACCGGCTGAGGGCAGGCTTTGCCGCGGGCGTCGATGTGCTGCATGTGTTTCCCATCTCCTTCTTCAATTATGATAGAAAAATCCTGTGTTCCCCCTTGGGGAGTGCTTCAAGCGCGATAAGACAACCCTTCGCCGCTTGCGTTGATGGTTTCCCGGCGACGGCTTCGTGGAGCTTTGGTGTATCATTACCTCTAAAGAAGAGTATAACCGATGAGAGGGTGAGACCGTGAAGGATACACTTCGGGAGTTGCTTCGC
Above is a genomic segment from Aminiphilus circumscriptus DSM 16581 containing:
- the yedF gene encoding sulfurtransferase-like selenium metabolism protein YedF — its product is MQHIDARGKACPQPVVLTKNAIAAGATSLEIFVDNAVAKNNVSRFLEKSGYRAEIHEEGTDFRIVGEGTPPATATEVLPELSDTSTCGNASLAVLLTSKTLGKRDEALGDVLMKAFLGTLSQGSTLPETIALMNEGVMLALPESSTSESLEELQAKGTQILVCGTCTKHFGITEQIRLGTISNMFDIVEALRQAGKILSVG